cagcaaaaaagccGATTTAACTGGAgaaaattgtctttaaaatattattaaaagtttcTGGATATTGTCTGTAGTGCATATCGTAAAGGGAAAAACACAGATTTGAGAAAATCTAAATTTTACTAAGAACAGCCAGAGTCTGAAATATGAATGcatttctttccccttctcccaccccacagATCTTGGCTGTGGGCATGCTAATCTGAGCAGATTCAAACCAGCAAATGGGCTCCATTCCCCCATTTCAGAATTCTGCATTTTTACCTCAGGAGGGGCAGGACATGGAATTTCTCATTTCTGCCCGCCCGGGGCTGCAGAAGCTCTTTCTTGCAGACACAGCAGTGAATATCCCCACCCAGACAGTACACATGGGATGGAAGCTCTACTCCAGGTACAGTAAGTCAAAATTATTTGAGTCCTGATAAACCTCACAGTAGCTCATGGGGTGGAGTATCCACACAGGGAAGGGCAATCCAAGAAGACTAGCCATTACAGCCCCTATCCAGCATGTTTGCAGAGCATGCCTGTCATTCCAGGAGAAGCAGGATACTGCCTGAACCCAGTTCCAGAGCAGTGATGCAGAGGTTTTACCTGGGAAGGAGAGGCATTTGGAATAGCTCCTCAGTTTTGCCTTGAGGAAGTGCATCAGAGCAGGGATAATGCAAGCCTAGCAGCATTATCAAAAACCGTGGAGACGGTGTGTTCATGTTTCCACTCCAACATGCGAAGAGCCTTGAAATTGTCAGTCCCATCTTCACAACAATGAAGAAAATCTAACAAATAAAGTGAACAACTACACTTCTTGGATCTATCAGACAACTGAGGTTGTTAGGGGAAACAGTGATTAAAACTGCCCACCCTAGTCACGTACCACAGTAACCATTCACATGAGTTATTTTATGACAGGAGATCCTGGTAAGGAACATGGAGCTAACAAGCTACCAACCAGAAGAATtagggaaaggtcaaaaggagagaggagactccAGTCCattatgtcctaccaacctcccagaatccgcCTCACTGGAATCCATCTGGGCTGAGCGATGCACATGTCACCAGGAAGGGCCCTGAGTCAGAATGTTTGGCCAGAGACAACGCGGAAAATAATCCTATcgccataaaacccgagactgcgagccacatggcagagcagttcacctgggttcccttaccctcctgcGCTTCAcccaggtgccccttcccaataaagtctcttgctttgtcagcacgtgtgtctcctcggacaattcatttccgagtgctAGACAAGAGCCCgttctcgggccctggaaggggtcccccttgcTGCAACAAGGTCACTGGGAAAACAATTGCCCCAAAAGAGGTgaatacagagaaacacagcTTGCCAAGGGAAGAAGCTGCTAAAGCCAGAAACTGGTAGGTAAAATATAATCAAACTGCTGGAGCTTGAGTATGGACTAGCTTGAGATTTAGAAACTCCTGTGAGCCTCTTCTTAGGGGAAATGCCAGACGTTCATGAGTTTTACCTCAAGGAGCCCCACCAAGTTCTCCTGATGACGGTCGGAGAAAAATCCCCTCGTGTTTCCagcaggagggggaaaaaagccatttttaatatatacagagCATACTGTTCTGTGCCTGTTCTTAAGGAAAACTACTTTGAATTAATCTAACTCATGTAGGGGAAGGAAAACACTCAACTCCAAGCCTCCCTGTTTCTCACACCTACAGGAAACAAAAAGCTGAGAAGCACTTGAGAAGGATAcatcccaggggcacaggtcaaGTAAAAGACTGATATGTAATCatagaatgcttcccctccccccacacctatCAACTCATTAACAGGATTCTTGCATAAAAGAGGATTACAGCTGAAAGAACTGCAAGATTTAGACTCTGAGGAGGAAATTCTAGGGAAACTCAAAGACAatcaagaacagaaaaacaagcaTATTAGAGGAAATTGATTTAGACACCTACAGGTATAGCAAACAGTGAACAGTGCAGTAAACATGCTAGCATAAGTCCTAGCAAGATAAACATAACCCTCTCACTGAAGTCCCAATAAATTATGTCTGGCTTTCAGCCAAAAATTACAATGTATtacaagacaagaaaaaatacagtatgtAGAGACAAGGCAAGCAAGAAAACCAGACTTACATATgacagattttggaattatcagactggaattttaaaatatgattaatagGCTAAAGGCTctattgcaaaaaaaaaggacGACACGCAAACACAAATGGACATTAGGAGAACAGAGATTAAAACTGtaggaaagggacttccctggtggtccagtggtaaagaatcctccttccaatcaGGGGACGaggggttcgatccttggtcagggaactaagatcccacatgccgcagggcaactaagcctgtgtgccacaactactgagctcatgcacctcaactacAGCCCACATGCCGaaaactagagagcccacgcgtTATGGAACccccgcgccacaactacagagcccatgcgccctggagcctatgctccacaactagagaagagaaaacccacatgccacaactagagagaagcccgcacaccacaacaaagagcccatgcgctgaaatgaaagatcccacgtgccgcaactgagacccgatgcagccaaaaataaataaatatttatatatttttaaaaacctctaggAAAGATCCTAAAGGAAAAGTTAGTAGTTAAAAACACTAcagcagggatttccctggtggctcagtggttgggaatccgcctgccaaagcaagggacacaggctcaatccctggtccaggaagatcctacatgccgcagagcaactaagccagtgtgccacaactactgagcctgcgctctagagtccacgagccacaactactgaagcccacatgcctagagcccgtgctctgcaacaagagaagctaccacgatgagaagcccacacactgcaacaaggagtagcccctgctcaccgcaactagagaaagcccgtgcgcagcaacaaagacccaatgcagccaaaaataaataaataaaaagcaaatttatatataaaaaaaagaacactacagCAGAAATGAAAATACCTTTGATGGGCTCCCAAGTAGCCTGGACACAGCAGAGGAACAATCAATGAACTTCAAGATGGAAACAGCAAATTGAAGTACaagaggaataaaaggaaaaaaaaccagacagaacACCCAAGGGATGTGTGGACAATTACAAAGGAAGCAACATATGTATAATGAGGATACCAAAAGAAGAaggcaaaaacaaatgaaatattttaaataataatggctGAGTTTTTCAAAATTAGTGACAGACTCccaccacagatccaggaagccatCGGATACCAagccatatataaataaaactatctAGGAATATGCTGTTCAAACTTCCAGCATATAGAGTATTATTTGAAAGCTACCTGAATTACCTTTAAGTGTATAGTGTACTCTGGGGCAACTactaaagctttaaaaatgataattggtatatcaagaggaaagaaaatgcaatcaCATAAAATGCACAGTTAAAATTACACAaggcaaggcttccctggtggcgcagtggttgagagtccgcctgctgatgcaggggacactggttcatgccctggtccgggaagatgccacatgccacagagcggctgggcccgtgaaccatggctgctgagcctgcgtgtccggagcctgtgctctgcaatgggagaggccacaacagtgagaggcccacgtaccgcaaaaaaaaaaaaaaatttacacaaggcagaaaaagagaagaatgaaaaagtacaatgaataaatattttaaaacagggcAGATATATGTGAATTATCTAAATATACCAATGAAAAAACAATctcagagtggattaaaaaaagacccaaatatatgctatCTATACAAAACCCCTTTGAAtgtaaaaagatatattaaaagtaaagggatgaagggaattcctggtggtccagtggttaaaattccaccttccaatgcagggcacatgggttcgatccctggttggggaactacgatctcacatgccacagggcaactaagcctgtgcaccgcaactactgagcccgcatactctggagcctgtgtgccacaactagagagaagcctgcgagccgcaacgaAGAGaacacgcaccgcaacaaagggtctggcaagccgcaactaagccaaataaataaataaaattttaaaagccattaaaaaaaaacaaaacaaaagtaaactacAGTAGCTTTATTACTTTCAGACAAAGCTgaattaacaaaaggaaaattatcaggaataaagaggagcattacataatgataaaggggtagATTCAGCAGAAGACAGAACAAGCCTTAAGAGTATgtgtttaaaaacatgaaaataggaGGCaagaactgggacttccctggtggcacagtggttaagaatctgcctgccagtgcagaggacatgggtttgagccctggtccaggaagatcccacatgccgcagagtgactaagcccatgcgccacaactactaagcctgcttcgcaacaagagaagccacagcaatgagaagcccgagcaccgcaatgctgagtagcccccgcttgccgcaacaagagaaagtccacgcgcagcaataaagacccaacgcaaccaaaaataaataatttttttaaaaaagaactgaaaacaattatAGTTTGAGATTTCAACAAACTTCCATTTGTACTTACTGGATTCATCAGTCGAAACAAGGACACAGTTGAACTGAGCAGCACCATCAGTCAATGGGATCTAAtcaacatttatagaatactttattctacaacagcagaatacacatttttaagcTCAGATGGCACTTTGATTGAGATAGACAATATTGTGGGTCACAATGCACAATTCAAAAGACAATGAAGctagaattaattaaaaaaacagccAGAAATATCAAAACATTTGCAGACtgaacaacacacttctaaataacatttaGATCAAAAGAGTCccagataattttaaattattttgaaaagagaatggaaataCAACTTCTTTTTCCGTTTACAGGGTAAATAGTGAGTACCACTGTTCACAGCAACTCAGTTGAATCAGATTTGTTCTCCCAACGACTGTGCGTATGACTTTTGCAAAATGAATATAATGTTCACACTAAATGCACTGGTGACCCTGAGACAATAAAAGTCTTGCAGAAAACATTGTTTGGCTTCTTTCCTGAAGAGGCAATTCAGTAACAACTGTATATCTTTTATACACTGGCCAGAAGACAGTAAGAGAAAATAGGAACATGAGGTATTTTAACTATCCAAATGTATCCTCTAACATGTTTACATAATGATAGTTTTTACATAAAAAGTGCATAATTCCCACTACCCTCATGTTGGATTCCAGTACAATTAAATTGAAGGTGGTCTTTGGGGAGAAAAGTTTTCCTCATCCATTACCTTCACAGGATGTTTTTCGAACACCCACTGAGTAGTCTGGTGGAAAAACTGTTCATAAGTGATTAATTTCAAGGATTTACCTCTTGTGTGAGTCCTCTAATGTCCAATGAGGGCTGAAATCTGGTTGAAACACTATCCATACACAATGCACATGAGGGATTTCTCTGTGAGTTTTGTTGATTGATTTCTCGAAGAGAAAATTTCCAGGTTTATTATATTCATTGCTCTTCCCCTGAGTTCTCTGATGCTGCACTTACAGTCAAAGTTTCCCCATATCCATTACATTCATAGAGTTTCTCAGTCTGATGTGTCCTAAGACCTGACTTCTGGCTAAAAGCTTTCCCATATTCATCATGTTAATGGGATTTCCCCGTGTGACTTCTCTGATGTGTTCTTAGGCCTGGGTTGCTGCTTTAAGTTTTCTAAAGTTTACTGCGTTGATAAGGTTTCTCCCACGTGGGGACTGTCTGATGTACTCTGAGGTTCAGTTTATAGGGGAAAACTTTCTCACGTTCATTACTAATAGGATTTCTTCCCAGTGTGAGTTCTCTGAAACCTTTAGGACTGGCATCTAGTTAAAGCTTTCTCACATTCAACCCATTCATTGGGTTTCTCCTCCGTGAATTCGCTGATGCAGAGGTAGATGAGAATTTTCACAGAAGGATTTTCCACACTTACTACACTGTTAAGGTTTTTGTTCTGTGTGAATTTTGATGCCGAGTGAGGTGAGACTTCCTAGAGAGACATTTTCCACATGTATTACactcatagggtttctcccctgtgTGATTTCTCTGATGTCTTTTTAGGGTTGACTTATGGCTAAAAGCTTTCCCACACTCActacattcataaggtttctcccCTGTATGAGTTCTCTGATGTTCTCTGAGGTTTGACATGTGGGTAAAAGTTTTCTCACATTCATTACATGCATAAGGTCTCTCCCCACTATGAGTTCTCTGATGTCCAGTGAGGTATGACTTCCTATAGAAAAATATTCCACACtcattacattcatagggtttctcccctgtgtgaattctctgatgcacAACGAGGTATGACTTCCTACAGATAGATTTTCCACACTCACTACATTCATAGCGTTTTGCCCCTGTGTGACTACTCTGATGCTCAGTGAGGTGAAACTTTGTATAGAAGACTTTTCCACATTTAGTACactcatagggtttctcaccTGTGTGACTTCTCTGATGTCTTTTTATGGTTGACTTATGGCTAAAAGCTTTCCCGCACTCACTACATTCATACGGTTTCTCCCCTGTATGAGTTCTCTGATGATCTCTGAGGTGTGACGTGTGGGTAAAAGTTTTCTCACATTCATTACATGCATAAGGTCTCTCCCCAGTATGAGTTCTCTGATGTCCAATGAGGTAATACTTCCTAGAGAAGGATTTTCCACATTCTTTACATCCATAGGGTTTCACCCTTATTTGAGTTCTCTGATGTACACTAAAGGTAGACTGAGTGGGCGAGGTTTGCCAAAATATGGTATCATGACGGAAGCTCCCTTTTGTGTCACATTTCTGGGGAATGATAAGGGCTGCATCAGGGCTTAAGTTTCCTCCAATTTCAAAGGTCTTTATTTCTGAGTGAGTGCTCTGATGTTCTCTGCAGTGTAACTCCTGGCGGAAAGTCTTCtcaactgtgtctttattctgaaGTTGAGCAAAAAAGTCTTCCTGCAAGTATTTTCCTTGATTTGCCAGACTTTTCTCTAAGAGGTTATCAAGTTTGCTgtcttataaaataaagaaaattacaatgtCTTATGAACATTAAACACATTTCTTATAGGATGCAGCCTTTATATATATGTGCtatattgtatttaattatttgctTTCTAGGCACCAAGTCTCCCTGAAATAAACATTCCAAATGTTTATACTATTCCTATACTCCTTGAGAAAAAAGGGCAACAAAATTATGATGATTATTACTATATagttgcccattttaaaaataaggaaatgaatggTAAATAGATAATAGGACTCTCAAAAGTGGTTCACTCAGGAAATCTGAAAATGAGAGACTGGGATGACTGATTATGAGCAGTAGGTAGACTTGTAAGAAAAATCAGTTAACAAGGGTTTTCAAATGATAGATCAAAGAAGGGATTGGACTGAGGAAGAATAACAACGTCCAGGTCCTTATACTTCCAACTAGAGATTACAGTGGGAAGTCTACAAGCTTCCGGCTGGAGTCCCCCCTTTTCTATTCTAAACACATCaacactaaaataaatttataattgcaCTAATTTTCTCCTGATTATAGAAACAATTCTATAGCTCAAGCTCAAATCCTCCTGGAGTtattcacagaaatacaaatgtacAAGAAGTGTAAAAGTGATGAGAGGTAAAACCATAATTTGACCTAGAATGAATTCACTTCTATATGCTGGCTCTAATGCCTTAGTTTACTATACCAGGGTTGTTCAACAACAAACCTCTCTTGAACATCAAATCATAAGTTTCCACTTTCACTATGATTACTCACTCTCTTGAAACTAGTCTTAACCATGACTAATCTCTATATAAGCATTCCACCTACTTCTCAACATACTTAGTTTCTATTAGCTGAGATCCTTAAATAGCATGTTTCAACCTGTTTCCAAAAGCCTATTTAGAAATACcctttttattcatttcacatAAAAGTTTCTTTCATGTGTGTGACTCATCTTACCTAGGCTATTTTAACCTTTGATGTAAAATGCCAGCCCTATGCTAAAACCTAAGGTGGCACTGAACACACTACTCTAAATACAACAGAAAACAGGAGTTAAGTGGCATCATTCTggaaaacagctttttttttttaacaactccaGGCACATCAGATATTCTAGCTACCATTTTACAACTCCATATTTTCCAATCTAGCCTGGCCAGGCTATTTGTCTCCTATCAGTGGTTCCTTATCTAcaataatatttttcagtttcaacATTTATCTTCTACTCACAATCCTTTCTCTAAGTAACTCTATATCCCAATTTAAGGATTAAAGATTAATCTAGATATCTTTTGAGGCAATACTATTCTCTAAACTTGACCAAGAAAATACCTTCTTAGAGCTCCCCAACACTAGTTTACACTCTCACAATAAGTACTGCCTATACCATTCATCTTAACAATGAATAGATGGAGAGCACACGTGCACATTGAGGCACACACATTTTTAAGCAAATTATTATCACTTAAATCAGGATTCATCTTAAAATTAATGGCATGTTGACAGTTTTTTAGCTACCCCTAAAATAATGGTTCCTCTTTCAACTGATACCTTCTTAGAgcctataaaatatatttcatgcagCTTTGTGCTCCTAAATCTGAAACAGAACTCTCATTCTCTGATTATTTTTGCACTCCTCTGTGGTATGATATAAATTAGTAGTCCTTAAAAATGCACTATGGAACtttgctggtggtgcagtggttaagaatctgcctgccaatgcaggggaaaagggtttgagccctggtccgggaagatctcacatgctgcagagcaactaagcctgtgcgccacaactactaagcctgcactctagagcccgtgagccacaactactgaagcccatgtgcctagagcctgtgctctgcaacaagagaagcccgtgcaccacaatgaagtgtagcccccgcccgctgcaactagagaaagcctgtgcacagcaacaaagacccaatgcagccaaaaaaaaaaaatatacacgtacatatatatatatatatatatatatatatatatatatacatatttttttaaatgcagtatgTTTCAGAGCTACCCAGACCACTCTCAGTTACACTGGCTTAGTCAAAGAAATTTGACTGCTGCATCAATACGTATGAAATACCTCTCTCCAACCTTATGGTCAATCCAATGTAACTAcacaatattaattatatataatgtccCAGAAGAGGCAGGAATAAAGTAGGGAATATTCTTTTCTGGTGCATTATAATACACCAAATAATTTACCCACACACATTCATTTTAA
The Phocoena sinus isolate mPhoSin1 chromosome 6, mPhoSin1.pri, whole genome shotgun sequence DNA segment above includes these coding regions:
- the LOC116755299 gene encoding zinc finger protein OZF-like isoform X2, which gives rise to MRNVLSQTSVSFKDVTVEFTLEEWQCMSSAQRTLYRDVMLENYSHLVSLGYYFTKPDVIIKLEQDDPLLLEEEFLNKSHADSKLDNLLEKSLANQGKYLQEDFFAQLQNKDTVEKTFRQELHCREHQSTHSEIKTFEIGGNLSPDAALIIPQKCDTKGSFRHDTIFWQTSPTQSTFSVHQRTQIRVKPYGCKECGKSFSRKYYLIGHQRTHTGERPYACNECEKTFTHTSHLRDHQRTHTGEKPYECSECGKAFSHKSTIKRHQRSHTGEKPYECTKCGKVFYTKFHLTEHQSSHTGAKRYECSECGKSICRKSYLVVHQRIHTGEKPYECNECGIFFYRKSYLTGHQRTHSGERPYACNECEKTFTHMSNLREHQRTHTGEKPYECSECGKAFSHKSTLKRHQRNHTGEKPYECNTCGKCLSRKSHLTRHQNSHRTKTLTV
- the LOC116755299 gene encoding zinc finger protein OZF-like isoform X3; this encodes MNISETSVSFKDVTVEFTLEEWQCMSSAQRTLYRDVMLENYSHLVSLGYYFTKPDVIIKLEQDDPLLLEEEFLNKSHADSKLDNLLEKSLANQGKYLQEDFFAQLQNKDTVEKTFRQELHCREHQSTHSEIKTFEIGGNLSPDAALIIPQKCDTKGSFRHDTIFWQTSPTQSTFSVHQRTQIRVKPYGCKECGKSFSRKYYLIGHQRTHTGERPYACNECEKTFTHTSHLRDHQRTHTGEKPYECSECGKAFSHKSTIKRHQRSHTGEKPYECTKCGKVFYTKFHLTEHQSSHTGAKRYECSECGKSICRKSYLVVHQRIHTGEKPYECNECGIFFYRKSYLTGHQRTHSGERPYACNECEKTFTHMSNLREHQRTHTGEKPYECSECGKAFSHKSTLKRHQRNHTGEKPYECNTCGKCLSRKSHLTRHQNSHRTKTLTV
- the LOC116755299 gene encoding zinc finger protein OZF-like isoform X1: MSPNFEFFRLMRNVLSQTSVSFKDVTVEFTLEEWQCMSSAQRTLYRDVMLENYSHLVSLGYYFTKPDVIIKLEQDDPLLLEEEFLNKSHADSKLDNLLEKSLANQGKYLQEDFFAQLQNKDTVEKTFRQELHCREHQSTHSEIKTFEIGGNLSPDAALIIPQKCDTKGSFRHDTIFWQTSPTQSTFSVHQRTQIRVKPYGCKECGKSFSRKYYLIGHQRTHTGERPYACNECEKTFTHTSHLRDHQRTHTGEKPYECSECGKAFSHKSTIKRHQRSHTGEKPYECTKCGKVFYTKFHLTEHQSSHTGAKRYECSECGKSICRKSYLVVHQRIHTGEKPYECNECGIFFYRKSYLTGHQRTHSGERPYACNECEKTFTHMSNLREHQRTHTGEKPYECSECGKAFSHKSTLKRHQRNHTGEKPYECNTCGKCLSRKSHLTRHQNSHRTKTLTV